One window of Chryseobacterium indologenes genomic DNA carries:
- a CDS encoding sugar porter family MFS transporter, translated as MSTNTSSNIIYKSTLVASVGGLLFGYDTAVISGAIGFMKIYYQLSDVMTGWVASCALLGCIIGAMYSGKLSDQVGRKRVLMLSAILFIISSVGTALAPNLWIFVIFRIIGGMGIGIASMLSPMYISEMAPAAIRGRLISIFQLGIVTGILVIYFVNAYIAGIHGESWNVSTGWRWMFGSGVIPSIIFILLLLTVPESPRWLAKQKRNDEALAILTQINGTHVAQKELESISESLKDKTPFSFSEIKEPQLKRALIIGILLAVFSQITGINAIMYYAPEIFKSTGVGSDSAFIQTILVGVINLIFTFVAIKYVDLWGRKKLLLLGISGMAICLFIVGFAFYTQQQGYLVLIAILGYIACFAMSLGPLTFVVIAEIFPTKARATAMSVATFFLWLAVFLVSQTFPVLIGSIGNAYTFWIYMLVAVITFLFIWKMVPETKGKTLEEIEKTWKN; from the coding sequence ATGTCAACAAACACCTCTTCAAATATTATTTATAAATCGACTCTGGTGGCTTCTGTGGGTGGTTTATTGTTCGGCTATGATACTGCTGTGATCTCAGGAGCCATTGGTTTTATGAAGATTTATTACCAGCTTTCTGATGTGATGACTGGCTGGGTAGCTTCCTGTGCTTTGCTGGGCTGTATCATCGGGGCCATGTATTCCGGAAAACTCAGTGATCAGGTGGGAAGGAAAAGAGTATTAATGCTTTCTGCCATTTTATTCATCATTTCTTCTGTAGGTACAGCATTAGCTCCTAACCTCTGGATTTTTGTTATATTCCGGATTATTGGTGGCATGGGAATCGGGATTGCTTCAATGCTCTCTCCGATGTATATTTCAGAAATGGCGCCAGCAGCAATTCGGGGGCGATTGATATCCATCTTTCAGCTGGGAATTGTGACAGGTATTCTTGTTATTTATTTTGTGAATGCTTATATCGCAGGTATTCATGGTGAGAGCTGGAATGTTTCTACAGGATGGCGCTGGATGTTCGGATCAGGAGTTATTCCTTCAATAATCTTTATTCTGCTACTACTTACTGTACCTGAAAGCCCTCGCTGGCTGGCAAAGCAAAAACGAAACGATGAAGCATTAGCTATTCTTACACAGATCAATGGAACCCATGTGGCTCAAAAGGAACTGGAATCTATCAGTGAATCCCTGAAAGACAAAACTCCTTTTTCTTTTTCCGAGATAAAAGAACCCCAATTAAAACGGGCTCTTATTATTGGAATTTTACTCGCTGTATTTTCACAGATTACGGGAATCAATGCGATTATGTATTATGCTCCTGAAATTTTCAAATCAACTGGTGTAGGATCAGATTCTGCTTTTATACAGACTATTCTGGTGGGGGTTATTAACCTGATCTTTACTTTTGTTGCTATAAAATATGTAGATCTCTGGGGCCGGAAAAAACTTCTTCTGTTGGGAATTTCCGGGATGGCTATCTGCCTGTTTATTGTAGGTTTTGCCTTTTATACCCAACAGCAGGGATATCTGGTACTCATCGCAATTCTGGGTTATATTGCCTGCTTTGCTATGTCATTGGGGCCTTTGACATTTGTTGTTATTGCTGAGATTTTCCCTACAAAAGCCCGTGCTACGGCAATGTCTGTGGCTACTTTCTTTCTTTGGCTGGCGGTATTTCTGGTATCTCAAACCTTTCCCGTCCTTATAGGATCTATCGGGAATGCTTATACATTCTGGATTTATATGCTTGTCGCTGTGATTACTTTTCTCTTTATCTGGAAAATGGTTCCGGAAACCAAAGGAAAAACACTGGAAGAGATAGAAAAAACCTGGAAAAATTAA
- a CDS encoding class I mannose-6-phosphate isomerase, with protein sequence MKSNFNKFPVIKIQNHTCITGWEGIFREIKKNTHKIIAIECYPGVFLKEIISSVQEFLNPGLIIDTSEAMKPEKDIAAMVQEYVTDDPVFGYMAPLELEDYFDASKVLEIQQKIDDNKGFTVVIGPGATLITSQPDLIIYADMPRWEIQMRFRNNTACNLGRTNYTDAFSYQYKHAYFVDWRVCDRYKKRILRICHFVLDTTIPHQPKMISTDALFEALQQTVKQPFRVVPFFDPGPWGGQWLKEVCDLDRNAPNYAWGFDCVPEENSLLLEFGDQVVEIPSINLVFFQPDALLGKEVYEGFGDEFPIRFDFLDTMEGGNLSLQVHPLKEYIKEKFGMSYTQDESYYMLDAGDNAFVYLGLKENVNPDLMMKALTAVQNDHLIFDAEEYVQKWPVRKHDHVSIPAGTIHCSGANSVVLEISATPYIFTFKLWDWGRMGLDGKPRPISLDHGKNVIQWDRTASWTQDHILNLTELIAEGEGWREERTGLDAWSFIETRRHWFTQKVHHHTEGVVNVLNLVEGREAIIESPDNSFEPYIIHYAETFIVPAHVGAYTITPHGESTGKECATIKAGVRTEMIAGKVLK encoded by the coding sequence ATGAAATCAAATTTCAATAAGTTTCCTGTCATTAAAATACAAAACCATACCTGCATAACAGGCTGGGAAGGTATTTTCAGAGAAATTAAAAAAAATACCCATAAAATAATTGCCATTGAATGCTATCCCGGTGTTTTTCTCAAAGAGATCATCAGCTCAGTGCAGGAATTCTTAAACCCCGGATTGATCATTGATACTTCAGAAGCAATGAAACCTGAAAAAGATATTGCGGCAATGGTACAGGAATATGTTACAGATGATCCTGTATTCGGTTATATGGCTCCGTTAGAACTTGAAGATTATTTTGATGCTTCAAAAGTATTGGAAATTCAACAAAAGATTGATGATAACAAGGGCTTTACAGTAGTTATAGGCCCAGGAGCAACTTTGATTACCAGCCAGCCTGATCTTATCATTTATGCTGATATGCCGAGATGGGAGATACAGATGCGCTTCCGAAACAATACGGCCTGTAATCTGGGCAGAACTAATTATACGGATGCTTTTTCTTACCAGTACAAACATGCCTATTTTGTAGACTGGCGCGTCTGTGACCGTTATAAAAAAAGAATTCTGAGAATCTGTCATTTTGTTTTGGATACCACCATTCCTCATCAGCCTAAAATGATCAGTACTGATGCGCTGTTTGAAGCTCTTCAGCAGACCGTGAAACAGCCTTTCAGAGTGGTTCCTTTCTTTGATCCGGGGCCATGGGGCGGACAATGGCTGAAAGAAGTCTGTGATCTGGACAGAAACGCACCCAATTATGCATGGGGCTTCGATTGTGTACCGGAAGAAAACAGTTTGTTATTAGAATTTGGAGATCAGGTTGTGGAAATTCCATCGATCAATCTTGTATTTTTCCAGCCGGATGCTTTACTTGGAAAAGAAGTCTATGAAGGATTTGGGGATGAATTTCCAATCCGTTTTGATTTTCTGGATACCATGGAAGGTGGAAATTTAAGCTTACAGGTACATCCATTGAAAGAATACATCAAAGAAAAGTTCGGAATGTCTTATACCCAGGACGAAAGCTATTATATGTTGGATGCCGGAGACAATGCTTTTGTATATCTTGGCCTGAAAGAAAATGTAAATCCCGATCTTATGATGAAAGCGCTTACTGCGGTTCAAAATGATCATCTCATTTTTGATGCTGAGGAATATGTACAAAAATGGCCCGTCCGCAAACATGATCATGTATCAATACCAGCAGGAACCATACATTGCTCAGGGGCTAATTCTGTAGTGTTGGAAATAAGTGCAACTCCTTATATTTTTACATTTAAACTCTGGGATTGGGGAAGAATGGGACTGGATGGTAAGCCAAGACCGATTTCCCTTGACCATGGCAAAAACGTAATCCAATGGGATCGTACTGCTTCATGGACTCAGGATCATATTCTTAACCTCACAGAACTGATTGCTGAAGGAGAAGGATGGCGGGAAGAACGTACCGGACTGGATGCATGGTCATTTATTGAAACCCGGAGACATTGGTTTACCCAAAAAGTTCATCATCACACAGAAGGTGTTGTAAATGTTCTGAATCTTGTGGAAGGCCGTGAAGCAATTATTGAGAGTCCGGATAACAGTTTTGAGCCTTATATTATTCATTATGCCGAAACCTTTATTGTTCCGGCTCATGTAGGAGCTTATACCATTACTCCTCATGGTGAAAGTACAGGTAAGGAATGTGCTACGATAAAAGCCGGTGTCCGTACGGAAATGATTGCAGGTAAAGTTTTAAAATAA
- a CDS encoding ROK family protein has product MSKPVIAIDMGGTRIKTGIIQDDTILYSASIDAHSGKGLRHRLPFIQETVENMLHQLGLSTADIAGLGIASPGIVDSVQKKILSIDKKFGDAPDIDLKEWCSKTFDLPFAIENDARSALLGEWKYGNAKNYENIVLMTLGTGVGSAAVMEGQLLKGKHFTAGILGGHSVINYKGDSCNCGNKGCVETEASTWNLPAMARSDKDFTKSKLSASPVIDYELVFRLAEEGDTMALHLRDQSLQAWSAAAINLIHSYDPEVLVLTGGIMASSSQIIPYIKQYIDTHAWTPWGNVNIEEGAFPGTAALLGIAHLVNH; this is encoded by the coding sequence ATGTCAAAGCCAGTAATTGCTATAGACATGGGTGGTACCAGAATTAAAACAGGAATCATACAAGATGATACAATCCTATATTCTGCATCCATTGATGCTCATTCCGGTAAAGGTCTCCGGCACAGACTTCCTTTCATACAGGAAACAGTGGAAAACATGTTACATCAACTTGGACTTTCCACCGCAGATATTGCAGGACTGGGGATAGCTTCTCCGGGGATTGTAGACAGTGTTCAGAAAAAAATTCTTTCTATTGATAAAAAATTCGGAGATGCTCCTGATATCGATCTGAAAGAATGGTGTTCAAAGACATTTGATCTGCCTTTTGCTATAGAAAATGATGCCCGTTCTGCATTACTGGGAGAATGGAAATATGGAAATGCCAAAAATTATGAGAATATTGTTTTAATGACATTAGGAACAGGTGTTGGAAGCGCTGCCGTCATGGAGGGGCAATTGCTTAAGGGTAAGCATTTCACAGCCGGCATATTGGGTGGGCATTCTGTAATTAATTATAAAGGAGATTCATGCAACTGTGGAAATAAAGGCTGTGTAGAAACTGAAGCTTCTACATGGAATCTTCCGGCAATGGCAAGATCAGATAAAGATTTTACCAAAAGTAAGCTGTCTGCATCTCCCGTTATTGATTACGAACTTGTTTTCAGACTCGCTGAAGAAGGTGACACTATGGCTTTGCATCTACGAGACCAAAGTTTACAGGCATGGTCAGCAGCTGCCATTAACCTCATCCATTCCTATGATCCGGAAGTCCTTGTACTGACGGGCGGAATTATGGCCAGCAGTTCACAGATTATTCCTTATATCAAACAATATATAGATACTCACGCCTGGACTCCCTGGGGAAATGTAAATATCGAAGAAGGCGCATTTCCCGGTACTGCAGCTTTGCTGGGGATCGCACATCTTGTCAATCATTAA
- a CDS encoding glycoside hydrolase family 38 C-terminal domain-containing protein, translated as MYNRYFLLLVSFLISNIATGQKKVPYFGNVEVINGYNREITGENIDYFSAFPDHATRALLTRTTDGAKTIEWETAPVPQKNTGPYIYFNWLVSHSSGTSGGIRNFDLYINDQKALTLNTYPANQRPDWISKAADSTAFVFHQTKVDGLKDSYGIAYLRVPVSKITPGKPLRLKLVGQAQNSRDWFMTYKFTFEEKIDAASTPFILKDGKRLITLTTLHFGPDQKITATINGKDIHSFTMPDGIKTFDIPVTLSSEGGSVQLLVTSGKKELFRKNIEAGKVVPRTLYFIHHSHTDVGYSHLQAEVEKIHTQNIYDAIRMVEETKNLPEEARFKWNVEALWDVENFMKNATAEDKKSFVKAVKEGGIGLSAMYGNILTGLSQPEELFHYTEYAQKLEKEFGLKINSAMMSDVPGFAWALVPALTSSGVKYFSSGPNYLGKTNPYLGDRVGNFVKNWGDKPVWWQSPSGKEKILFWTAGRGYSSWHGVHPGAVFETGQKKIAEYLNDLTQNNYPYDMVQWRYNIVADNGPIDPSVSRFVDEWNKKYTSPKIILSTNEKMFEVFEKKYGDQIPVVKGDISPYWEDGAMSTAKEEGINRNSSLKLQQLTTLYAMLNPAQYNHQSFYEAWRNVILFHEHTWGAFNSITAPDIPFVADQWKVKRQFSLDGNSLSEKLEKELLQPLTDFSSKTIAVFNTSSWARSGMVTIPEIAWGNAVQDIVGNKIPLQKLQNGTMVFFAKDIPALGSAIYTVIKNKVITPNSFTVTDTGVSNGKVSLTWDPKTGSITRFADNNSTNYAGSFNDQGLNSYWYVPGSDPKEAVSNANVMVKVLENGPVIAKVSITSEAPGAKKLERIITLTAGSDEVALENIIDKNPVRTKESVHFGFPFNADFKNITIDAGYGTMKYLKDQLPGSNMDYWYSRRWVDASSGQKGMQWMMLETPLIEAAEMIDERMTIDNSHKKWKDQGTLGTTNWFSYAMNNYWHTNYKADQEGPVHYRYTLRPHAAFDAVENEKSATAFTQPLIAIPVKEKTPAGKSLFRMNNDNIVVTSVTPQEDKSFLIRLYNPSENEQTTAFVWEQLKPSKIIELKSGKVLSPDEKISLSGMDVIEIRIVL; from the coding sequence ATGTATAACAGGTATTTTCTTTTGCTTGTATCTTTCCTGATAAGCAATATTGCAACTGGTCAGAAAAAAGTGCCCTATTTTGGCAATGTAGAGGTCATTAACGGATATAACCGTGAAATAACAGGTGAAAACATTGATTATTTCTCTGCTTTTCCAGATCATGCTACCCGTGCACTTCTTACCCGTACCACAGATGGCGCCAAAACGATAGAATGGGAAACGGCCCCTGTACCGCAAAAGAATACCGGTCCTTATATATATTTTAACTGGTTGGTATCACATTCATCGGGAACCAGCGGAGGAATCCGAAATTTTGATCTGTACATCAATGATCAGAAAGCATTAACCCTCAACACCTACCCTGCCAATCAACGTCCGGATTGGATATCAAAGGCTGCTGACAGTACTGCTTTTGTATTTCACCAAACTAAAGTGGATGGTCTGAAAGATTCTTATGGAATTGCCTACTTACGCGTTCCGGTCAGTAAAATAACTCCGGGAAAACCACTCCGTTTAAAACTGGTTGGTCAGGCTCAGAACAGCCGGGACTGGTTTATGACCTATAAATTTACTTTTGAAGAAAAAATAGACGCTGCTTCCACTCCTTTTATCCTGAAAGACGGAAAGCGGCTGATCACTCTTACCACTTTACATTTTGGTCCGGATCAAAAGATAACGGCAACGATCAACGGTAAAGACATCCATTCCTTCACCATGCCGGATGGAATCAAAACGTTTGATATCCCAGTTACCCTGTCATCGGAAGGAGGTTCAGTACAATTGTTAGTAACCTCAGGAAAAAAGGAACTTTTCCGGAAAAATATTGAAGCCGGAAAAGTTGTTCCGCGCACGCTCTATTTTATTCATCATTCTCATACTGATGTGGGATATTCTCATCTGCAGGCCGAGGTAGAAAAAATTCATACCCAAAATATCTACGATGCCATCAGAATGGTTGAAGAAACCAAAAACCTTCCGGAAGAAGCCCGTTTCAAATGGAATGTTGAAGCGCTTTGGGATGTGGAAAATTTCATGAAAAATGCGACTGCAGAAGATAAAAAATCATTTGTAAAAGCTGTAAAGGAAGGTGGAATCGGTCTTTCTGCCATGTACGGAAATATTTTAACAGGGCTAAGCCAGCCGGAAGAACTTTTCCACTACACAGAATATGCTCAAAAACTTGAAAAGGAATTTGGCTTAAAGATCAACAGTGCAATGATGTCTGATGTACCTGGATTTGCCTGGGCATTAGTTCCTGCTTTAACATCATCCGGAGTAAAATATTTTTCCAGCGGACCTAATTATTTAGGAAAAACGAATCCTTATCTGGGAGATCGCGTAGGAAATTTTGTGAAAAACTGGGGTGATAAACCTGTATGGTGGCAGTCTCCTTCCGGAAAAGAAAAAATACTATTCTGGACGGCGGGAAGAGGATATTCTTCATGGCACGGAGTACATCCGGGAGCTGTATTTGAGACCGGACAGAAAAAAATTGCTGAGTATCTGAATGATCTTACTCAAAATAACTATCCGTATGATATGGTACAGTGGCGCTATAATATTGTAGCAGACAATGGCCCGATAGATCCTTCGGTTTCCAGATTTGTAGATGAATGGAATAAAAAATATACTTCGCCTAAGATCATCTTAAGCACGAATGAAAAGATGTTTGAAGTATTTGAAAAGAAATATGGTGATCAGATCCCTGTAGTAAAAGGTGACATCAGTCCTTATTGGGAAGATGGTGCAATGTCCACTGCAAAAGAAGAAGGTATCAACCGGAACAGCAGCCTGAAACTGCAGCAGCTTACTACACTTTATGCTATGCTGAACCCTGCTCAATATAATCATCAGAGTTTTTATGAAGCCTGGAGAAATGTGATTCTGTTCCATGAGCATACATGGGGAGCTTTCAACAGTATTACGGCTCCTGATATTCCGTTCGTGGCAGATCAGTGGAAAGTGAAAAGACAGTTTTCTCTTGATGGAAATTCTCTTTCTGAAAAATTGGAAAAAGAACTGTTGCAGCCTCTCACTGATTTTTCTTCTAAAACAATTGCCGTTTTCAACACCTCATCATGGGCAAGAAGCGGTATGGTCACAATTCCGGAAATAGCTTGGGGAAATGCTGTTCAGGATATTGTAGGAAATAAAATACCTCTTCAGAAATTGCAGAACGGAACAATGGTATTTTTTGCTAAAGATATTCCTGCATTAGGATCTGCTATCTATACTGTCATTAAAAATAAGGTGATAACTCCAAATTCTTTTACCGTTACAGATACCGGAGTCTCCAATGGAAAAGTGTCTTTGACATGGGATCCTAAAACAGGCAGTATTACCCGCTTTGCAGATAACAATTCAACAAATTATGCAGGAAGCTTCAATGATCAGGGATTAAACAGTTATTGGTACGTACCGGGATCTGACCCGAAAGAAGCAGTATCAAATGCCAACGTAATGGTAAAAGTATTGGAAAATGGTCCTGTGATCGCTAAAGTTTCAATTACATCAGAAGCTCCCGGAGCTAAAAAATTAGAAAGAATCATTACGCTGACAGCCGGAAGTGACGAAGTAGCGCTGGAAAATATTATAGATAAAAACCCTGTCCGTACAAAAGAATCTGTACATTTTGGCTTTCCTTTCAATGCAGATTTTAAAAATATTACAATAGATGCTGGTTATGGAACAATGAAATATCTTAAAGATCAGCTTCCCGGCTCGAATATGGATTACTGGTACAGCCGCCGATGGGTAGATGCCTCTTCCGGACAAAAGGGAATGCAGTGGATGATGCTGGAAACACCATTGATTGAGGCAGCAGAAATGATTGATGAAAGAATGACAATTGACAATAGCCACAAAAAATGGAAAGATCAGGGAACCCTGGGAACGACAAACTGGTTCAGCTATGCGATGAATAACTACTGGCATACCAACTATAAAGCAGATCAGGAAGGCCCTGTGCATTATCGCTATACACTACGTCCTCATGCTGCTTTCGACGCTGTAGAAAATGAAAAGTCCGCCACTGCTTTTACACAGCCTCTTATTGCCATTCCTGTCAAAGAAAAAACACCTGCCGGAAAAAGTCTTTTCCGTATGAATAATGATAATATTGTTGTAACAAGTGTTACCCCGCAGGAAGATAAGAGTTTCCTTATCAGACTTTACAACCCTTCTGAAAATGAGCAAACAACTGCTTTTGTATGGGAACAACTGAAACCTTCAAAGATTATTGAGCTTAAAAGCGGGAAAGTATTATCTCCTGACGAAAAAATTAGTTTATCCGGAATGGATGTAATAGAAATCAGAATAGTTCTTTAG
- a CDS encoding GntR family transcriptional regulator, producing MNIPNQDFTIDHNSKLPLHVQVEDLFRKLIQMEVYKKGALLPKEVDLANLWGVSRNTIRQATNKLENEGLILRKKGIGTRVAEKKSLVTGLDHWYSFTREMQAKGIHVINQLLKTTMVQPNEEICNFFLCAPDKKIFKLSKLKGESSGDPIVYFESYFHPRIGVDKNDDFNMPLYSMLQENHGVTVHRSRENISACQAGSVIGKKLKVSASFPVLKRERFVYDINGKPVEYNVGYYRSDKFTYTIDINKSPGS from the coding sequence ATGAACATACCTAATCAGGATTTTACAATTGATCATAACAGCAAACTCCCTCTGCATGTACAGGTAGAGGATCTTTTCCGTAAACTTATCCAAATGGAGGTTTATAAAAAAGGGGCTTTATTACCTAAAGAAGTTGATCTTGCCAATCTGTGGGGAGTTTCCAGGAACACCATCCGTCAGGCGACTAACAAGCTTGAGAATGAAGGTTTGATCCTTCGTAAAAAAGGGATCGGAACCCGTGTTGCTGAAAAGAAAAGTCTGGTAACTGGTCTGGATCATTGGTACAGCTTTACCAGGGAAATGCAGGCAAAAGGAATCCATGTCATCAATCAGTTGCTGAAAACAACGATGGTGCAGCCCAATGAAGAGATATGCAATTTCTTTCTTTGTGCGCCGGATAAAAAAATATTTAAACTTTCAAAGTTAAAGGGAGAAAGCTCAGGAGATCCGATTGTTTATTTTGAAAGCTACTTCCACCCAAGAATCGGGGTTGATAAAAATGATGACTTCAATATGCCGTTATACAGTATGCTGCAGGAAAATCATGGAGTAACCGTACATCGTTCCCGCGAAAATATAAGTGCCTGCCAGGCTGGTTCTGTAATAGGAAAAAAACTGAAAGTATCTGCTTCTTTTCCTGTTTTGAAACGTGAACGTTTTGTGTACGATATCAATGGTAAACCTGTAGAATATAATGTAGGGTATTACCGTTCGGATAAATTTACGTATACCATAGATATTAACAAATCTCCGGGAAGTTAA